Proteins encoded within one genomic window of Candidatus Bathyarchaeota archaeon:
- the hdrA2 gene encoding CoB-CoM heterodisulfide reductase HdrA2 yields the protein MENDLRIGVFVCHCGLNIAGVVDVQAVTEYARKLKGVVFATDNRYTCSDPGQDEIRKAIREHNLNRVVVAACSPRMHEFTFRRTIAEAGLNPYLLEMANIREQCSWCHQSAPDEATEKAKEIVKMAVAKARLLEPLAPMEVPVINRALVIGGGIAGMNAALDLAEMGFKVYLVEKGESIGGHMAQLDKTFPTLDCSICIEGPRMVDVSRHPNIELITFAEVINVDGYIGNFRVKIRKNPRYVIEENCTGCGECRDVCPIEYPNEWDANLGVRKAISVPFDQAVPLIYRINRDYCIECYKCVDACGPRKAIDFSQEAEEIELEVGTIIVATGYDIYLPSKWNIYGYGEYDNVITSLEFERLILAAGPTGGHVIRASDGKRPKTVAFIQCVGSRDVNLHSYCSGFCCMYTLKHVVQLKEHYGRDVEVFVFYIDMRTNFKGYEEFYSRAREMGVNFIRGRVSRVEEIPVSKNLIIHAEDTLLGEQVRLEAEMVVLATAAIPRRDAEQISKILNLTRGTDGFFMESHPKLKPIDTPVDGIFLAGACQGPKDIPYSVSQGSAAAARAATILSKPKVKIEPIVAIVDSEKCRNVRVKCGVCATKCPYGAIKVEIGKPAEVRVAMCHGCGTCVAECPSDAITQMHFTDAQIFAQIEAALENDPESKIIGFCCNWCAYAGADLAGTSRFEYPTNIRIIKVMCSGRVDRDFVLEAFRRGAGMVLIGACHLPYDCHYIDGNWKMKARMEALGKTLEKMGLTPDRFRVEFISAAEGIKFAETVKEMYEKMKELGIERIKSENERLKTYIDQIFSRKGTMT from the coding sequence ATGGAAAATGATTTGAGAATAGGGGTTTTTGTTTGTCATTGTGGACTAAATATAGCTGGAGTGGTTGACGTCCAAGCTGTAACTGAGTATGCGCGAAAACTTAAAGGAGTTGTATTTGCAACCGACAACCGCTACACATGTTCTGACCCTGGCCAAGATGAGATCCGTAAGGCAATAAGAGAACACAATTTGAATCGAGTGGTCGTTGCAGCATGCTCGCCAAGGATGCATGAATTTACATTCCGCCGAACAATTGCTGAAGCCGGTTTGAATCCATACCTTCTTGAGATGGCTAACATCCGTGAACAATGCTCTTGGTGCCATCAAAGCGCTCCCGATGAAGCGACTGAGAAGGCAAAGGAGATCGTGAAGATGGCTGTTGCTAAGGCTAGGCTCCTCGAGCCTCTGGCGCCAATGGAGGTTCCCGTGATAAATAGGGCCCTAGTAATTGGCGGCGGCATAGCAGGTATGAATGCAGCGTTGGACCTTGCAGAGATGGGTTTTAAGGTTTATCTTGTTGAAAAAGGCGAGAGTATAGGTGGGCACATGGCTCAGCTTGATAAGACGTTTCCAACGTTGGACTGTTCAATATGTATCGAAGGGCCTAGGATGGTAGATGTTTCACGCCATCCAAATATTGAACTGATTACCTTCGCGGAAGTTATCAATGTTGATGGTTATATAGGAAATTTCAGGGTTAAGATCAGAAAGAATCCACGTTATGTTATTGAAGAGAATTGCACTGGTTGCGGTGAGTGTCGAGATGTATGTCCAATTGAATATCCTAACGAGTGGGATGCGAATCTAGGGGTAAGAAAAGCCATTTCTGTCCCATTCGATCAAGCCGTTCCTTTAATCTATCGAATCAACAGGGACTATTGCATAGAATGTTACAAGTGTGTAGATGCCTGTGGACCTCGGAAGGCTATTGACTTTAGCCAAGAGGCTGAGGAGATCGAATTAGAGGTCGGAACAATAATTGTGGCAACTGGCTATGATATATACCTACCAAGTAAATGGAACATTTATGGATATGGGGAATATGATAACGTAATTACAAGCCTCGAGTTTGAGAGATTAATCCTAGCAGCTGGACCAACTGGCGGCCATGTTATCCGAGCTTCAGATGGGAAAAGGCCGAAAACAGTCGCGTTCATACAATGTGTAGGTTCCAGAGATGTAAACCTCCACTCCTACTGTTCAGGGTTCTGCTGTATGTATACTCTTAAGCATGTTGTTCAGCTCAAAGAACACTATGGAAGAGACGTTGAAGTATTCGTTTTCTATATCGACATGAGAACCAACTTTAAGGGATATGAAGAGTTTTATTCTAGGGCAAGGGAAATGGGGGTTAACTTTATTAGGGGAAGAGTTTCAAGGGTTGAGGAGATTCCTGTAAGCAAGAATCTCATAATCCATGCCGAAGATACGCTTCTAGGCGAACAGGTAAGATTAGAAGCTGAAATGGTAGTCCTAGCAACTGCTGCTATCCCAAGAAGAGATGCAGAGCAGATTTCAAAGATTCTTAATTTGACCCGTGGAACGGATGGTTTCTTTATGGAAAGCCATCCAAAGCTAAAGCCGATTGACACCCCAGTTGACGGCATATTCCTCGCAGGTGCCTGCCAAGGTCCAAAGGATATACCATACAGTGTCTCTCAGGGCAGCGCGGCAGCTGCGAGAGCTGCTACCATACTCTCTAAGCCAAAAGTTAAGATAGAGCCTATAGTCGCCATTGTCGATTCGGAGAAATGCAGGAATGTTAGGGTCAAATGTGGTGTTTGTGCAACCAAGTGTCCCTACGGTGCAATAAAAGTTGAAATTGGAAAACCAGCCGAAGTGAGGGTTGCCATGTGTCATGGATGTGGAACTTGTGTTGCAGAGTGTCCCTCCGATGCAATAACGCAAATGCATTTTACAGATGCGCAAATATTTGCGCAGATTGAAGCCGCCTTGGAGAATGATCCTGAGAGCAAAATCATAGGTTTCTGTTGCAATTGGTGTGCTTATGCTGGAGCAGATCTTGCGGGAACAAGCCGCTTCGAGTATCCAACAAATATTAGAATTATTAAGGTTATGTGCTCTGGAAGAGTAGATAGGGACTTTGTTCTAGAAGCCTTTAGAAGGGGGGCAGGTATGGTGCTCATTGGTGCATGCCACCTCCCATACGATTGCCACTACATTGACGGAAACTGGAAGATGAAGGCACGCATGGAGGCGCTGGGTAAGACGCTTGAAAAAATGGGGCTGACACCTGATAGATTTAGAGTGGAATTTATATCCGCTGCGGAGGGTATAAAGTTCGCAGAGACAGTAAAAGAGATGTATGAAAAGATGAAAGAACTGGGCATAGAAAGGATTAAGTCTGAAAATGAGAGGCTGAAGACGTATATAGATCAAATCTTTTCCCGAAAAGGTACGATGACCTAA
- a CDS encoding 4Fe-4S binding protein, which produces MRAQAFKTVVDKYLMVWRATYVKRFSLSLDRDKCIGCDICQTVCPKEAIKIVIPSRAHNAKLGCSVIDIDENRCNYCGICSAICPRGAFKLKINEMETIPVIEKEAFPKIIRHIEVIDGKCPRDCDICVKACPFNLIEVKFDEEKGKIEVFIDKEHCPACRLCEIACPYNAITVKKIFYGSIRINMERCKEGCHDCADVCPIPNVLQVLNNGKVEVDQTFCIYCGACKVVCPVDSALEFSRTFVCSTDVHSGAWNKALEKLTSPKIMAKKLYSRLTAKARDSVDRLQ; this is translated from the coding sequence ATGCGGGCACAAGCATTCAAGACTGTGGTTGATAAATATTTGATGGTTTGGCGAGCCACTTACGTAAAGCGTTTTTCACTTAGTCTTGACAGAGATAAGTGCATTGGATGTGATATTTGTCAAACGGTTTGTCCAAAAGAGGCGATAAAAATCGTTATACCTTCACGAGCTCATAACGCGAAACTAGGATGTTCAGTTATTGATATTGATGAAAACAGATGCAACTACTGCGGGATATGTAGCGCAATATGCCCCCGTGGCGCATTCAAGCTTAAAATTAATGAGATGGAGACGATTCCGGTTATTGAAAAAGAGGCTTTTCCGAAAATAATACGTCATATTGAGGTTATAGATGGCAAGTGCCCAAGAGATTGCGACATATGTGTAAAGGCATGTCCATTCAACCTCATAGAGGTCAAATTTGATGAAGAGAAAGGAAAGATAGAGGTCTTCATTGATAAGGAACATTGTCCAGCATGCCGCCTATGCGAAATAGCATGTCCTTACAATGCCATAACCGTGAAGAAAATCTTCTATGGATCCATCCGGATCAATATGGAGAGATGCAAAGAAGGATGCCACGATTGCGCAGATGTTTGTCCAATCCCAAATGTATTACAAGTTTTAAATAATGGAAAAGTAGAAGTAGATCAGACCTTTTGCATCTATTGCGGAGCATGTAAGGTTGTTTGTCCGGTCGATAGTGCATTAGAGTTCTCAAGAACATTCGTTTGCAGCACAGATGTCCACTCAGGCGCGTGGAATAAGGCATTAGAAAAACTAACATCGCCGAAAATCATGGCAAAAAAATTGTACAGTAGGCTCACGGCCAAAGCTCGCGATTCAGTTGACAGATTGCAGTAG
- a CDS encoding ZIP family metal transporter, translating into MSVWLYGVSSSILVSLLSLVGILYFLISEENLKNIILYLVSFSAGGLFGDAFIHIIPELGEHSGFTPDTSIFILLGIVSSFIVEKFFQWRHCHIPTSEEHPHSFAYVNLFGDSVHNFIDGLIIGGSYMMGTSVGVATTLAVMFHEIPQEMGDFGVLIYGGFTKKKAVMFNLLTAFTALIGTIAALMMGTMINSFTSYLMPFAAGSFIYIAGSDLIPEIRKEEPNLLKSTTQLLSLTLGILVIFSLSFLE; encoded by the coding sequence ATGTCAGTTTGGCTGTACGGTGTTTCCAGCTCTATTCTTGTTAGTCTGCTCTCTTTAGTTGGCATACTCTATTTTTTGATAAGCGAAGAGAATCTTAAGAATATTATTTTATATCTAGTTAGTTTTTCGGCCGGAGGTTTATTTGGAGATGCATTTATACATATTATTCCGGAGTTAGGGGAGCATAGTGGTTTTACTCCAGATACATCCATCTTCATTCTACTTGGCATAGTTTCATCATTTATAGTTGAAAAATTCTTCCAATGGAGACACTGTCACATTCCGACGTCTGAGGAGCACCCTCACTCCTTTGCGTATGTGAACCTTTTTGGCGACTCTGTTCATAATTTTATTGACGGTTTGATTATTGGTGGTAGCTATATGATGGGCACTTCTGTTGGTGTGGCAACTACGTTAGCTGTTATGTTCCATGAGATTCCACAGGAAATGGGAGACTTTGGGGTCCTCATCTATGGAGGTTTCACCAAGAAGAAAGCTGTTATGTTCAATTTACTAACAGCCTTCACGGCACTTATCGGTACAATAGCAGCGCTGATGATGGGGACAATGATTAATAGTTTCACCTCTTATTTGATGCCATTCGCGGCCGGCTCATTCATTTATATTGCCGGTTCAGATTTGATTCCAGAAATAAGAAAGGAGGAGCCCAATCTGCTGAAGTCTACTACTCAGCTGTTATCCCTTACATTAGGTATACTTGTTATTTTCTCACTTAGCTTTCTGGAGTGA
- a CDS encoding radical SAM protein: MNPRGLICYPIVYESILYEKLSDERVRCILCERRCEIINYEKGYCGTRINVDGKLLTLVYGNISAIENRPIEIKPFFHYWPGSTALTFSTWSCNFNCPWCQNWDISKKFPDISNYRYISVDEVLGLAFRYGSNGLCSSFQEPTLLSDWNVELFKLGSLAGLYCCYVSNGYMTLEALEMLRQSGMDGLKVDVKGDKETYERYCGGVEVEKVWRNIREAKRMGIHVEVVNLVIPRVNDDDECMRWLIEKHIKEAGPETPLHFTRYFPAYKFYEPATSVRTLEKAYCMAKKIGVLFPYIGNVTGHKYENTYCPNCGETLIKRYGPSIIKYNITQQKKCPKCGVEIPIRGYKVRRQV, from the coding sequence ATGAACCCTAGAGGCTTAATTTGTTATCCAATAGTTTATGAGTCTATATTATATGAGAAACTTAGTGATGAAAGGGTACGCTGCATACTTTGTGAGAGAAGATGTGAAATTATAAATTATGAGAAAGGCTATTGTGGAACACGTATAAATGTCGATGGAAAATTACTAACATTAGTCTATGGTAACATAAGTGCAATTGAGAATAGACCGATTGAAATAAAGCCTTTCTTTCATTACTGGCCGGGGTCTACTGCACTCACATTTTCGACGTGGTCCTGCAATTTTAATTGTCCTTGGTGCCAGAACTGGGATATCTCAAAGAAGTTCCCGGATATCTCAAACTATAGATATATCTCGGTTGATGAAGTCTTGGGTCTCGCCTTTCGCTATGGTTCAAATGGTCTTTGTTCAAGTTTCCAAGAGCCAACTTTATTGAGCGACTGGAATGTTGAATTATTCAAGTTAGGATCCTTAGCTGGACTATATTGTTGTTATGTTTCAAACGGTTACATGACCTTAGAAGCCCTGGAAATGCTGCGTCAGTCGGGTATGGATGGGCTGAAGGTGGATGTCAAAGGAGACAAGGAAACATATGAGCGATACTGTGGTGGTGTAGAGGTTGAGAAAGTTTGGAGAAATATTAGGGAAGCTAAGCGTATGGGAATTCATGTAGAGGTTGTTAATTTAGTGATCCCGAGAGTTAATGACGATGATGAATGCATGAGATGGCTGATTGAGAAACATATAAAGGAGGCCGGTCCGGAAACTCCTTTACATTTTACTCGATATTTTCCAGCCTACAAATTTTATGAACCTGCAACTAGCGTTCGTACACTTGAAAAGGCATACTGTATGGCTAAGAAGATTGGGGTTCTATTTCCATACATTGGAAATGTAACTGGACATAAGTACGAAAACACCTATTGTCCTAATTGTGGCGAAACCCTGATCAAGCGTTATGGCCCCAGCATCATCAAGTATAATATTACTCAGCAGAAGAAGTGTCCGAAGTGTGGGGTAGAGATACCTATTAGAGGATATAAAGTTAGGAGGCAAGTCTAA
- a CDS encoding glycerate kinase: MTIIIKNKMELLSNAETSYIRRAREIILDVIEKSLNSVDPRTIIKSKVLLKDNRLIINDKIFNLDEFDKIFVVGGGKASGSMAKALEEILGSRIEDGVIVVPRGESQRYKMHRIRVVEGSHPIPDERSVASAKEILNLAGRVGEKDLVIGLISGGGSALMALPYDGITLGDKQRVTDLLLRSGATINEINIIRKHLSGIKGGRLAKSLYPATILCLLLSDVLGDPLDVIASGPTVPDSSTFSDALDILERYDLLSKIPVSIRELLMSGAKGLVEETPKADDPAFKKVHNVVIGNNRLACETAAEELKSSGFNTMLLTSLLEGEARHVGTVFGTVAKEISRSGNPISPPAAIIAGGETTVTVTGQGKGGRNQELCLGAALKIQGLEKTVLASVSTDGVDGPTDSAGALVDGWTIARSKRLGMEANDYLRNNDSYSFFSRLGDLVMTGPTGTNVNDITILLVI, translated from the coding sequence TTGACTATAATAATAAAGAATAAGATGGAATTGCTTAGTAATGCAGAGACGAGTTATATTCGAAGGGCTAGAGAGATTATTTTGGATGTTATTGAAAAATCCCTTAATTCTGTAGACCCAAGAACCATAATAAAATCCAAGGTCTTGCTAAAAGACAACAGACTCATAATCAACGATAAAATCTTCAATCTAGATGAGTTTGACAAGATATTTGTTGTTGGAGGAGGAAAAGCAAGTGGAAGCATGGCTAAAGCGCTAGAGGAGATTCTCGGGTCAAGGATAGAAGATGGAGTGATAGTTGTTCCACGCGGAGAATCGCAGAGATATAAGATGCATAGAATCCGAGTCGTAGAGGGTAGTCACCCGATCCCGGATGAAAGAAGCGTAGCAAGCGCCAAAGAGATTTTGAATTTGGCGGGCAGGGTCGGAGAAAAAGATCTTGTTATAGGTCTCATTTCGGGAGGCGGCTCAGCTTTGATGGCGTTACCCTACGATGGGATAACTTTAGGCGATAAGCAAAGAGTTACTGATCTATTGCTTAGATCAGGGGCGACTATCAACGAGATAAACATCATCAGAAAGCATCTTTCAGGGATTAAAGGAGGAAGATTGGCAAAAAGTCTATACCCAGCTACAATATTATGTTTGTTGCTCTCAGATGTGCTTGGTGATCCCTTAGATGTGATAGCATCAGGTCCCACAGTTCCAGATTCATCAACTTTCAGCGATGCGTTAGATATCCTTGAGAGATATGATCTCCTTAGCAAAATTCCTGTGTCAATTAGAGAGCTATTAATGAGCGGGGCCAAAGGCCTTGTTGAGGAGACACCGAAAGCTGATGATCCAGCATTCAAGAAAGTGCATAATGTGGTGATAGGCAATAATAGGTTGGCATGTGAAACCGCAGCCGAAGAGCTGAAGAGTTCGGGGTTTAATACAATGCTGTTAACCTCCCTTTTGGAAGGGGAAGCTAGGCATGTAGGAACAGTTTTCGGTACAGTTGCTAAAGAGATATCCAGATCTGGAAACCCTATCTCTCCACCTGCAGCCATAATAGCTGGGGGAGAAACGACGGTGACTGTTACAGGACAGGGCAAGGGTGGGAGAAATCAGGAGCTTTGCTTAGGAGCTGCACTTAAGATTCAGGGACTTGAGAAAACGGTTTTAGCGTCTGTAAGCACTGATGGAGTCGATGGACCGACAGACTCTGCTGGCGCATTAGTAGACGGGTGGACGATTGCCCGTTCCAAGAGGCTAGGAATGGAGGCTAATGATTACTTAAGGAACAACGATTCATATTCATTCTTTTCGAGATTAGGCGATCTGGTGATGACAGGTCCTACAGGGACGAATGTCAACGATATTACTATACTCCTTGTCATATAA
- a CDS encoding sulfite exporter TauE/SafE family protein, which yields MPALSWLQWVIIIMTAVSIGLTKTGIPGLSILFIPLMAEYFPAKASTGIVLPLLMLADVFAVIYYRKNAIWHHLLKLLPWTSVGVVIGYVAMGMISDAQLKPIIGAIILIILMSNFWFERNRKSEDSIPQKMWFAAGLGIAAGVTTMMANAAGTIFTIYLLTMKIPKTEFVGTSAWFFFILNWFKFPFSVSLGLITLETLHLDFMIFPAVAAGAITGILLLKKIPESEFRIIVQVLAALAAINLLI from the coding sequence TTGCCCGCTCTAAGCTGGCTTCAATGGGTTATAATTATCATGACAGCTGTCTCCATCGGGTTGACAAAAACTGGGATCCCTGGGCTGAGCATATTGTTCATACCCCTCATGGCCGAATACTTTCCAGCTAAGGCTTCAACCGGGATAGTTCTGCCGTTACTCATGCTTGCCGATGTGTTCGCAGTTATCTATTATCGGAAAAATGCAATTTGGCATCATCTCCTTAAACTCTTGCCTTGGACCTCAGTTGGCGTTGTGATAGGATATGTAGCAATGGGAATGATTAGTGACGCTCAACTGAAGCCAATAATCGGCGCAATAATCTTGATCATCCTTATGTCAAATTTTTGGTTTGAAAGGAATAGGAAGAGTGAAGATTCAATTCCTCAAAAGATGTGGTTTGCTGCTGGGTTAGGAATCGCTGCTGGCGTAACAACCATGATGGCTAACGCTGCCGGAACAATATTCACGATTTATCTTTTAACAATGAAGATACCGAAGACCGAATTCGTCGGGACGAGCGCTTGGTTCTTCTTCATACTGAACTGGTTCAAGTTTCCGTTCAGTGTAAGCTTGGGACTAATCACTCTTGAGACTCTGCATCTTGACTTCATGATCTTCCCAGCGGTTGCGGCTGGCGCTATTACAGGCATACTGCTTTTAAAAAAGATACCTGAAAGTGAGTTCAGAATTATTGTACAAGTTCTCGCTGCCTTGGCTGCGATAAATCTACTGATCTAA
- the hjc gene encoding Holliday junction resolvase Hjc, with the protein MSLRDLALKAKGGLRGRKGRILTVKEIKRIRKRGYHAERELVRKLRALGFQSVRVPVSSPSKEPLPDVFAVRGKSLLAFEVKALNAERVYFKKDQVDKLFRFLEMFDAYEDRFAILAGKFPYRWVFKQVNEVADYVIKCDESSNIRLDRI; encoded by the coding sequence ATGTCTCTTAGAGATTTAGCTTTGAAGGCTAAGGGTGGACTGCGTGGGCGTAAGGGTAGAATACTCACCGTTAAGGAGATAAAGAGAATAAGAAAAAGAGGCTACCATGCAGAAAGAGAATTAGTTAGGAAGCTGCGTGCTCTTGGTTTTCAATCTGTTAGAGTTCCAGTTTCTTCTCCGAGCAAGGAACCTTTGCCTGATGTCTTTGCAGTAAGAGGAAAAAGTCTTCTTGCCTTTGAGGTTAAAGCCCTAAACGCTGAACGCGTCTACTTCAAGAAGGACCAAGTTGACAAGCTATTTAGATTCTTGGAGATGTTCGATGCCTATGAGGATAGATTTGCCATCTTGGCTGGAAAGTTTCCATATAGGTGGGTATTTAAACAGGTTAATGAGGTTGCCGATTATGTGATCAAATGCGATGAGAGCAGCAACATAAGATTAGATCGCATATAG
- a CDS encoding glutamate-5-semialdehyde dehydrogenase, whose translation MSNIIFEICKKAKLASYELARLPTEKKNAALNAMAGALESNMDAILEANRQDVEASKKKGVKEALLDRLLLNEKRIRNMAKCLREVANLPDPIGEIVKTWTRPNGLIIGQMRVPLGVVAVIYESRPDVTSDAAGICLKSGNAVILRGGSDAINSNIAIGRILNQAAIKNGIPEGAIQVVPTTDRSAALELMKMRDYVDVLIPRGGADLIKAVIENAKVPVIETGTGNCHIYVEKDTDFEMAINIIINAKCQRPGTCNAVEKVLVHKEIANEFLPKVIKVLREHNVEVRGCEETRKIVSDVIPATEEDWYTEYLDLIIGVKVVSGIEEAIAHINKYGTKHSDAIITSDFSKALRFIRDVDSAAVYWNASTRFTDGNQYGLGAEIGISTQKIHARGPMSVQHLTTTKYFVLGQGHVREI comes from the coding sequence TTGAGTAATATAATATTCGAGATATGTAAGAAGGCGAAATTAGCTTCCTATGAATTGGCCAGACTGCCAACGGAAAAGAAAAATGCAGCTCTAAATGCTATGGCGGGCGCTCTGGAGAGTAATATGGATGCTATCTTAGAGGCGAATAGACAGGATGTCGAGGCATCAAAGAAGAAAGGCGTCAAGGAGGCGCTCCTAGACAGGCTCCTGCTGAATGAGAAAAGGATAAGAAACATGGCTAAGTGCCTAAGAGAGGTAGCGAATCTTCCTGACCCCATAGGTGAGATTGTCAAAACTTGGACAAGACCGAACGGACTTATAATTGGTCAGATGAGAGTTCCTCTAGGAGTTGTAGCCGTAATTTATGAGTCTAGGCCGGACGTTACCTCTGACGCGGCAGGCATTTGTCTAAAATCTGGGAATGCGGTAATTTTGAGAGGCGGATCGGACGCTATTAATTCAAACATTGCGATCGGCAGAATTCTAAATCAGGCAGCCATAAAAAATGGGATTCCTGAAGGAGCAATACAAGTCGTTCCAACAACCGATAGATCAGCCGCTCTCGAACTTATGAAGATGCGCGACTACGTTGATGTACTGATTCCGAGAGGGGGAGCTGACCTAATCAAAGCTGTTATAGAAAATGCAAAGGTCCCAGTGATAGAAACGGGAACCGGGAACTGTCATATTTACGTAGAAAAGGACACCGACTTTGAAATGGCAATAAACATCATTATTAATGCCAAATGCCAACGGCCTGGGACCTGTAACGCCGTTGAAAAGGTACTTGTTCACAAGGAAATCGCAAATGAGTTCTTGCCGAAAGTAATCAAAGTTCTACGTGAACATAATGTAGAAGTGAGAGGATGCGAAGAAACTCGAAAGATAGTGAGCGATGTCATTCCCGCAACAGAAGAAGACTGGTACACTGAATATCTTGATCTCATCATAGGCGTAAAGGTTGTAAGCGGGATCGAAGAAGCCATTGCCCACATTAATAAGTATGGAACAAAGCATTCAGACGCTATTATTACTTCAGACTTTAGTAAGGCTCTGCGTTTCATAAGAGATGTGGACTCAGCTGCTGTCTATTGGAACGCCTCTACCCGATTTACAGACGGTAACCAGTATGGTCTTGGCGCTGAGATTGGAATCAGCACCCAAAAGATTCATGCACGAGGTCCTATGAGCGTACAACATCTAACGACGACGAAATATTTTGTTTTAGGTCAAGGACATGTAAGAGAGATCTGA
- the proB gene encoding glutamate 5-kinase, translated as MAGNLVVVKVGTRCLTTENGALDLEKMGRIVDQIAQAVKKGYRIIFVTSGAIASGIAELGVTPNPNDIVFKQACAAVGQSILMSYYREMFRKHGLKIAQILLTENDLSNRVSYLHICNVLDRLLSLGVVPIINENDVTSISEIIPVMKGYKINFSDNDILSVLIANATNADLVIILSTVDGLYTKNPNKPGAELIRVVEKITPEIKEAAEGKGKLGRGGMKTKLQAAEIAMQSGIPLVIANSEKENVILDVLDNKPVGTYFIPSEKAISGIEKWIAYGATVKGNIYVNDGAKKAILNGASLLAVGVEKVEGSFQVGDVVSISGMDGKEFARGITNYTSEEINLIKGMNTTRIRKILGYLRQKEIVTRKRMHLMLEEAN; from the coding sequence ATGGCGGGTAATCTAGTCGTCGTAAAGGTTGGAACAAGATGCTTGACAACGGAGAATGGAGCTCTAGATTTGGAAAAGATGGGTCGCATCGTAGATCAGATAGCTCAAGCCGTAAAGAAGGGTTACCGCATCATTTTCGTAACATCCGGAGCGATTGCCTCCGGAATTGCTGAACTTGGTGTTACACCTAATCCTAATGACATAGTTTTTAAGCAAGCATGTGCGGCTGTGGGACAAAGCATACTCATGAGCTACTACAGAGAAATGTTTAGGAAACATGGCCTAAAAATTGCACAGATTCTCTTGACTGAAAATGACCTATCAAATAGAGTCTCATATCTACATATATGCAACGTCTTAGACAGACTTCTTAGTTTAGGTGTAGTTCCTATCATAAATGAAAACGATGTTACATCAATTAGTGAAATAATCCCAGTTATGAAAGGGTACAAAATCAACTTCAGCGATAATGACATTCTTTCGGTTTTAATAGCCAATGCAACAAATGCAGATCTTGTGATAATTCTATCAACCGTCGACGGCCTGTATACGAAAAATCCGAATAAGCCTGGAGCAGAGCTTATCAGAGTAGTAGAAAAAATTACACCTGAGATAAAAGAAGCAGCTGAAGGAAAAGGAAAACTGGGAAGGGGCGGTATGAAGACAAAGCTTCAAGCGGCTGAGATTGCGATGCAAAGCGGCATACCCCTGGTCATCGCGAATAGTGAAAAAGAAAACGTAATTCTTGACGTCTTAGATAACAAGCCTGTTGGAACATATTTTATCCCATCAGAAAAGGCAATTTCAGGAATAGAAAAGTGGATAGCATATGGAGCAACTGTCAAAGGCAACATTTACGTAAATGATGGGGCGAAGAAAGCTATCCTCAACGGTGCAAGCCTACTCGCGGTTGGGGTCGAAAAGGTTGAAGGAAGTTTCCAAGTTGGTGATGTAGTGAGTATAAGTGGGATGGACGGAAAAGAGTTTGCCCGAGGAATAACAAATTATACTAGTGAAGAAATCAATTTGATCAAGGGGATGAATACGACCCGGATTAGGAAGATTTTGGGATATCTTAGGCAAAAGGAGATAGTAACTAGAAAGCGTATGCACTTAATGCTTGAGGAGGCTAACTAA